The Mycoplasmopsis equigenitalium genome contains a region encoding:
- a CDS encoding pseudouridine synthase, whose amino-acid sequence MKNITKNELKVRVQKIIAESGLCSRRKAEELITQGSVTINGKIAKLGDLASYQDIVLVNKKRIFLEEKEYFLLNKPKHTICSNDDKQNRKKVIDLIPSTKRLYTVGRLDYDTTGAIIITNDGELCHKLSHPSFEIERVYNVEINTPLTSKEMILINKEMVINDKPSFHEVKHLNLNFYQIKLHQGSNHHVKKVFESLGKEVINLHRLSYSFLNVDHLQLGKFRLLKPFEIKKLKFLAKKS is encoded by the coding sequence ATGAAGAACATTACGAAAAATGAATTAAAGGTTAGGGTTCAAAAAATTATCGCCGAATCAGGTCTTTGCTCACGTCGAAAAGCAGAAGAATTAATTACTCAAGGTTCAGTGACAATTAATGGCAAAATTGCAAAATTAGGCGATTTAGCTAGTTATCAAGATATTGTATTAGTCAATAAAAAACGAATATTTCTTGAAGAAAAAGAGTATTTTTTGTTAAACAAACCAAAGCATACAATTTGTTCAAATGATGACAAACAAAATCGGAAAAAAGTTATTGATCTTATACCATCTACGAAACGACTTTACACAGTGGGCAGATTAGATTATGATACAACCGGTGCGATTATTATTACTAATGATGGTGAATTGTGTCACAAACTTTCACACCCTTCATTCGAAATTGAACGTGTTTATAATGTAGAAATTAATACACCACTAACAAGTAAAGAAATGATATTAATTAACAAAGAAATGGTTATTAATGACAAACCAAGTTTTCATGAAGTTAAACATTTAAATCTAAATTTTTATCAGATAAAATTACATCAAGGCAGTAATCATCATGTTAAAAAAGTTTTTGAGTCTTTAGGGAAAGAAGTAATTAATTTACATCGTTTATCATATAGTTTTCTAAATGTTGATCATTTACAACTTGGTAAGTTTCGGCTACTTAAGCCATTTGAGATTAAAAAACTAAAATTTTTAGCGAAAAAAAGTTAA
- the recO gene encoding DNA repair protein RecO, which translates to MGLERKKGIVVDKIDYAEHDMIVTLLTNKRRLAFLANGIRKPQSKNATNLNLYAVVECEVFLATLTNKLSKLKKAVASTNFDYTNKYNLMINEDIAFIMRNSEYISNDFLEKYELFLSKIGDKHTNFWLAWLYANSIMMKPIKPAFNHCYICNSNQNLQYFSWHEGGMVCENHTTKHTSEKDLWLYYYLFTDIYKYLEMCSISDNNRILKEIKNFLFENGYR; encoded by the coding sequence ATGGGCTTAGAAAGAAAAAAAGGAATTGTGGTCGATAAAATCGATTATGCTGAACACGATATGATCGTAACCTTATTAACAAATAAGCGTCGTCTAGCATTTTTAGCTAACGGAATTAGAAAACCCCAAAGCAAAAATGCAACAAATTTAAATTTGTATGCAGTAGTTGAATGCGAAGTTTTTTTAGCAACGCTAACCAATAAATTATCAAAGTTAAAAAAGGCCGTTGCAAGTACCAATTTTGATTACACTAATAAATATAATTTGATGATTAATGAAGACATTGCTTTTATTATGCGTAATAGCGAATATATAAGTAATGATTTTTTGGAGAAATACGAACTATTTCTCAGTAAGATTGGTGATAAACACACTAATTTCTGACTTGCTTGATTATATGCAAATTCAATTATGATGAAGCCAATTAAACCAGCGTTTAATCATTGTTATATTTGCAATTCAAATCAAAATTTACAATATTTCTCCTGACACGAAGGTGGAATGGTTTGTGAAAATCACACAACTAAACATACTAGCGAAAAAGATCTTTGGCTATATTATTACCTTTTTACAGATATCTATAAATATCTAGAAATGTGTTCAATTTCAGATAACAACCGAATTTTGAAAGAGATTAAAAATTTCTTGTTTGAAAATGGATATCGATAA
- a CDS encoding nicotinate-nucleotide adenylyltransferase, translated as MKIGIFGGSFDPIHKGHVKIAKTVIDELNLDKLFFVPAYQNPFKTKKPTDPQHRVNMIKLVMPEKSEISMFEINRKGKSYSFETVNYFANNFPKDELFFILGSDNLGKLHKWEFIEDIATKTKIVIYKRTKTFNKTNVKRFNCLVLNNDLTEQSSTSYREGNLSMVDKVVQEYIGKNLLYIPELVTNSVSHARAQHMLAAGDFARNLARKHGFDEEVAYAAAAFHDITKELTPEEHKKIIKRYLNIDNLNPIEYHQLSGSLWLKHKYLVQNDEIVHAVSVHTKLALELNWLDKVVYMADKLCKGRRWAGIEKVRELAFSDFEKGFRKTVEASYNHIVSAGKKIENEEHYEKWIKG; from the coding sequence ATGAAAATTGGTATTTTTGGTGGTAGTTTTGACCCTATTCATAAAGGTCACGTTAAAATTGCAAAAACAGTTATTGACGAGTTAAATCTCGACAAGTTGTTTTTTGTACCCGCTTACCAAAACCCATTTAAAACAAAAAAACCTACAGATCCCCAACATCGTGTAAATATGATTAAACTTGTAATGCCGGAAAAATCAGAAATTTCAATGTTTGAAATCAATCGTAAAGGTAAAAGCTATTCATTTGAAACTGTAAATTATTTTGCTAACAATTTTCCTAAGGACGAATTATTTTTTATTTTAGGAAGTGATAATTTAGGAAAACTTCACAAATGAGAATTTATTGAAGATATCGCAACCAAAACAAAGATTGTTATTTATAAACGAACAAAAACTTTTAATAAAACAAACGTTAAACGTTTTAATTGTTTGGTTTTAAATAATGATCTTACTGAACAATCAAGCACGAGTTATCGTGAAGGAAATTTATCAATGGTTGATAAGGTTGTGCAGGAATATATTGGGAAAAATTTGCTTTATATTCCTGAATTAGTTACTAACTCTGTTTCACACGCTCGAGCACAGCATATGTTAGCAGCTGGTGATTTTGCCAGAAATTTAGCGCGTAAACACGGGTTCGATGAAGAAGTTGCTTATGCCGCCGCTGCATTTCATGATATTACTAAAGAACTTACGCCAGAGGAACATAAAAAAATAATTAAGAGATATTTAAATATTGATAACCTTAATCCAATTGAGTATCATCAACTTTCGGGTTCGCTTTGATTAAAACATAAATATTTGGTTCAAAATGATGAAATCGTTCATGCTGTTTCTGTTCACACAAAATTAGCACTCGAACTTAATTGACTTGATAAAGTTGTTTATATGGCTGATAAATTGTGTAAGGGACGCCGTTGAGCGGGCATTGAAAAGGTGCGCGAATTAGCGTTTAGTGATTTTGAAAAAGGTTTTAGAAAGACAGTTGAAGCATCGTATAACCACATTGTTTCGGCTGGGAAAAAGATAGAAAATGAAGAACATTACGAAAAATGAATTAAAGGTTAG
- the tig gene encoding trigger factor: protein MPKATYNEKNSTLVVTVEANKKDWIEKQEKAVVYLQSQQNIPGFRKGKAPAHLLKPVNRGEVVNRALNKIFPDVEKEALAEGRKKHTLIGQPKLNILKAEPEELLVEFIYPVLPKRFDLDYSKLNFKLKDKVVSKSDVEKAIKLSFRSMGLWKPATKISETSKVNISFNGIIDGKKFEGGDAEELEIELGQNNFLPEFETKLIGLKKDEKKKIKVKMPENYYRLNLNGKEAEFDVKVNDIQDLEFPKFDDNFVKSLKSPQYKTYDELFESFKEQTLQAELVHAKDKVVNDAIAKLAEKNTIPVPEPLLKQELASVNHIFDEKLKKSGFTRQEYIESSGYAADKLNKDLEEEASKNVQKRLVNSWLIEQLKIKVTDAEIEKYYKDLAKKYNLEDKIDEIKKAQPISYVKEIITTDKFFDVFLNELDAAGSKKIKENKLIVYK from the coding sequence ATGCCAAAAGCTACATATAATGAAAAGAATTCTACGCTTGTTGTTACCGTAGAAGCAAATAAAAAAGATTGAATTGAAAAACAAGAAAAAGCAGTTGTTTATCTACAATCACAACAAAATATTCCAGGTTTCCGGAAAGGAAAAGCGCCCGCTCATTTACTAAAACCAGTTAACCGCGGCGAAGTAGTAAATCGTGCTCTAAACAAAATTTTTCCAGATGTTGAAAAAGAAGCGCTTGCTGAAGGACGTAAAAAACATACCCTTATTGGTCAACCAAAACTTAACATCCTTAAAGCCGAACCAGAAGAATTGCTTGTTGAATTCATTTACCCAGTTTTACCAAAGCGTTTTGATTTAGATTATTCAAAACTAAACTTTAAGCTTAAAGATAAAGTTGTTTCAAAAAGTGATGTTGAAAAAGCAATCAAACTTTCATTTAGATCAATGGGGCTTTGAAAACCAGCAACTAAAATTAGTGAAACTAGCAAGGTAAATATTTCATTCAATGGAATTATTGATGGTAAGAAGTTTGAGGGTGGTGATGCTGAAGAGTTAGAAATCGAACTTGGTCAAAACAATTTCCTTCCTGAATTTGAAACTAAATTAATTGGTCTTAAAAAAGACGAGAAGAAAAAAATTAAAGTTAAGATGCCTGAAAATTATTACCGTTTAAATTTAAATGGTAAAGAAGCAGAATTCGATGTTAAAGTTAACGATATTCAAGATCTTGAATTTCCTAAATTCGATGACAATTTTGTTAAGTCACTAAAAAGCCCACAATACAAAACATATGACGAACTTTTTGAAAGTTTTAAAGAACAAACTTTACAAGCAGAATTAGTACACGCAAAAGATAAAGTGGTTAATGACGCAATTGCGAAGTTAGCTGAAAAAAATACAATCCCTGTTCCAGAACCATTACTTAAACAAGAACTTGCTTCTGTAAATCATATCTTTGATGAAAAACTAAAAAAATCAGGTTTTACTCGTCAAGAATATATCGAATCAAGTGGTTATGCTGCCGATAAATTAAACAAGGATCTTGAAGAAGAAGCAAGTAAAAATGTTCAAAAACGTCTTGTTAATTCTTGACTAATCGAACAACTTAAAATTAAAGTTACAGACGCTGAAATCGAAAAATACTACAAGGATTTAGCTAAGAAATACAATTTAGAAGACAAAATTGATGAAATTAAAAAAGCACAACCAATTTCGTATGTTAAAGAAATTATTACAACTGATAAGTTTTTTGATGTATTTCTTAATGAACTTGATGCCGCTGGAAGTAAAAAAATCAAAGAAAACAAATTAATTGTTTATAAATAA
- the lysS gene encoding lysine--tRNA ligase, protein MIKLNDQELARREKLNYYKEKNVEAFPKSYGFENRIYSTELKAKFANLTKEEIEAKKPVNVNISGRIMTKRGSFLVLQDTKGQIQAYYPKKELEAYNHIFDKLDIGDIIYVSGIVMKTHTGEVTVRVNALKLVTKSLKPLPEKFHGLVDPEEKLRKRYLDTIMNEETRNRFIIRSKVISLIREYFDKNDYLEVETPLLHDYLGGASAKPFKTHHNALNQDYYLRVATELPLKKLLVGGFDRVYEMGKVFRNEGIDTTHNPEFTSIEYYEAYSNMYGMMEHTEKVIKHICKYLGIKLFKFGDVEFPLTKPFNRIDMVDAVSKSTGVDFRKASFDKAKEAAKKYKIKVEKYFTTGHIINALFEELIEHTLIEPTFVMGHPIEISPLSAKAKDGRFTERAELFINKKEYANMYTELNDPIDQLARFEEQVKEAKAGNEEANEVDYDFVTALEYGMPPAGGCGIGIDRLIMLLTKQDSIREVLLFPTLKRNRNKE, encoded by the coding sequence ATGATTAAACTTAATGATCAAGAACTCGCAAGACGCGAAAAATTAAACTATTATAAAGAAAAAAATGTTGAGGCTTTTCCTAAAAGTTATGGCTTTGAAAATCGAATTTACTCAACCGAGCTAAAGGCAAAATTTGCTAATTTAACCAAAGAAGAAATCGAAGCTAAAAAACCAGTAAATGTGAATATTTCAGGTCGAATTATGACAAAACGTGGGTCATTTTTAGTTTTACAAGATACCAAAGGACAAATTCAGGCTTACTATCCTAAGAAAGAACTAGAAGCGTACAATCATATTTTTGATAAACTTGATATCGGCGATATTATTTATGTTTCAGGTATTGTTATGAAAACACACACGGGTGAAGTAACAGTGCGTGTAAATGCACTTAAACTAGTGACAAAATCACTTAAACCACTTCCAGAAAAGTTTCATGGACTTGTTGACCCAGAAGAAAAACTTCGAAAAAGATATCTTGATACGATTATGAATGAGGAAACAAGAAACCGTTTTATTATTCGTAGTAAGGTAATTAGCCTAATTCGTGAATATTTTGATAAAAATGATTATCTTGAGGTTGAGACACCATTACTTCATGATTATTTAGGTGGCGCCAGCGCCAAACCATTTAAAACACATCATAACGCTTTGAATCAAGATTACTATTTACGGGTAGCGACCGAATTACCACTTAAAAAGCTACTTGTTGGTGGTTTTGATCGTGTATATGAAATGGGTAAAGTTTTTCGTAATGAAGGGATTGACACGACACATAATCCTGAATTTACTTCGATTGAGTATTATGAAGCATACTCAAATATGTATGGGATGATGGAACATACTGAAAAAGTGATTAAACATATTTGTAAATATTTAGGAATTAAATTATTTAAATTTGGTGATGTTGAATTCCCACTAACCAAACCATTTAATCGTATAGATATGGTTGATGCAGTTTCGAAATCAACCGGTGTTGATTTTCGCAAGGCAAGTTTTGACAAAGCTAAAGAAGCGGCAAAAAAATACAAAATTAAGGTTGAAAAATACTTTACAACAGGACACATTATTAATGCTTTATTTGAAGAATTAATTGAACACACATTAATTGAACCAACATTTGTAATGGGACATCCAATCGAAATTTCTCCACTTTCGGCTAAAGCGAAAGATGGTCGTTTTACTGAGAGAGCAGAGTTATTTATTAATAAAAAAGAGTATGCAAATATGTATACCGAGCTTAATGATCCAATTGACCAACTTGCTCGTTTTGAAGAACAAGTAAAAGAAGCAAAGGCGGGGAACGAAGAAGCGAATGAAGTTGATTACGACTTTGTTACAGCGCTTGAGTACGGGATGCCTCCTGCTGGTGGTTGCGGAATTGGGATTGACCGACTTATTATGTTGTTAACAAAACAAGATAGTATTCGTGAAGTATTGCTTTTCCCAACCTTGAAACGTAATAGAAATAAGGAGTAG
- a CDS encoding iron-sulfur cluster assembly scaffold protein translates to MKCNKQQLIMEHYSNPKFLNNSLDEEKDFTIYSEHCVDKITFGLQSQDNKISICHKTVGCAVCVASTDMLIGLINNHDKKTILELVNKYQKLINQEIKEDDDLKELNIFCDVKVHLNRFNCANLIAKGLIQLLEQ, encoded by the coding sequence ATGAAGTGCAACAAACAGCAATTAATAATGGAACATTATTCAAATCCTAAGTTTCTTAACAATTCTCTTGATGAAGAGAAAGATTTTACAATCTATAGCGAACACTGCGTTGATAAGATTACTTTTGGTTTACAAAGCCAAGATAATAAAATTTCTATCTGTCATAAAACTGTAGGTTGTGCGGTTTGTGTTGCTTCGACTGATATGTTAATAGGACTTATTAATAATCATGATAAAAAAACGATATTAGAGTTAGTTAACAAGTATCAAAAATTAATTAATCAAGAAATTAAAGAAGATGATGATTTAAAAGAGCTTAATATTTTTTGTGATGTCAAAGTTCATCTTAATCGTTTTAATTGTGCAAATTTAATTGCTAAAGGACTAATTCAACTTTTGGAGCAGTAA
- the mnmE gene encoding tRNA uridine-5-carboxymethylaminomethyl(34) synthesis GTPase MnmE, which yields MTLDTITAISSGRNVNQPIGIVRMSGADAIKILSKVFKGKIVDPKQEKGISYGYIYDKNQLVDEVLVMFYYGNKTYTGETMVEINCHGGHVVTNWILELLIENGARLAKNGEFSERAFFNKKIDLTKADAIHDLIMAKTKSQVLLSANKFTQGTYHFLSKIISELELYIGNLEANIDYPEYEDIEDINNIKFLEILKDIAKKLEVLVTKSERNIKLFEGIKILILGKPNVGKSSLLNALKKEDKAIVTDIAGTTRDIIETEIQINNILFKIIDTAGIRKARNKIEEIGINKGLDLIPKSDVIIHLIDERKKDEFDNKIVELALKNNKKCIEVLNKNDIIKSKKSVIKISAINNDVEELENALIKDLKDINFNDDDTTNNVRQLSLIKKSLNHINEAIVAMQNMQTADVIIIDVVAAWEALKEVTGQVNREELIDAIFRNFCLGK from the coding sequence ATGACATTAGATACAATTACTGCAATTAGTTCTGGCCGCAATGTAAATCAACCAATAGGGATCGTCAGAATGTCTGGCGCTGATGCTATTAAGATTTTGTCCAAAGTTTTTAAGGGTAAGATTGTTGATCCAAAACAAGAAAAAGGGATTAGTTATGGCTATATTTATGATAAAAATCAGCTAGTAGATGAAGTGCTAGTGATGTTTTATTATGGCAATAAAACTTACACTGGCGAAACAATGGTTGAAATTAATTGTCATGGCGGTCATGTTGTTACGAATTGAATTTTAGAATTATTAATTGAAAATGGGGCTCGACTTGCTAAAAACGGTGAGTTTTCTGAGCGAGCTTTTTTCAATAAAAAAATCGACTTGACTAAGGCGGATGCAATTCATGATCTGATTATGGCTAAAACTAAGTCGCAAGTTTTACTTTCGGCTAATAAATTTACCCAAGGTACATATCATTTTTTAAGTAAGATTATTAGTGAACTAGAGTTATATATTGGTAATTTGGAAGCGAACATTGATTATCCGGAATATGAAGATATTGAAGATATTAACAACATTAAGTTTTTAGAAATTTTAAAAGACATTGCCAAAAAATTAGAAGTTTTAGTAACGAAATCTGAACGTAATATTAAGTTGTTTGAAGGTATAAAAATTTTAATTTTAGGCAAACCAAATGTTGGCAAGTCAAGCTTATTAAATGCTTTGAAAAAAGAAGACAAAGCAATAGTTACCGATATCGCGGGAACAACTCGCGATATCATCGAAACTGAAATCCAAATCAATAACATTTTATTTAAGATTATAGATACTGCTGGGATACGTAAGGCAAGAAATAAAATTGAAGAAATAGGAATTAATAAAGGATTGGATTTAATCCCCAAATCAGATGTTATTATTCACTTAATTGACGAGCGCAAAAAAGACGAATTTGACAATAAAATTGTTGAATTAGCGTTGAAAAACAATAAAAAATGTATTGAAGTTTTAAACAAAAATGACATTATTAAATCGAAGAAAAGTGTTATTAAAATTAGCGCGATCAACAATGATGTTGAAGAATTAGAAAATGCTTTAATTAAAGATCTTAAAGATATTAATTTCAATGATGATGATACTACAAATAATGTCCGTCAACTTTCGTTAATAAAAAAGAGTTTAAATCATATTAATGAAGCGATTGTAGCGATGCAAAATATGCAAACAGCAGATGTGATTATTATCGATGTTGTGGCGGCTTGAGAAGCATTAAAAGAAGTAACAGGACAAGTGAATCGCGAAGAGTTAATTGATGCTATTTTTAGAAATTTTTGTTTGGGGAAGTAA
- a CDS encoding Y-family DNA polymerase, with the protein MRVIFHIDFDSYFVSAIRTKKPWLIGKEVAIGNKNSNSIASALSYEAKNKGAKTGDPMFLIRKVCPNIIVESADFPLFIEISTNIFDWIINNISKIMEVGSIDECYVDVTKKIDLQNWEKSALDLARYIQSSIKSIFKIPISIGISYNKFLAKMSTSLGKPYGITLTRREDIAKHFYHLPIGNFFGIGKSSTAKLIKNNINTINDLYLNRHNIPLLESVFKRSYFNIIECLLGNSTDLLNLEQNEYKSIGHMKTFEYIGPKNYEEILIELKLLVERTVYRMKSRGLLGRLLVIEIRYKNTKFLSRQQPLTNFTYDEQEIFEQARDMFDKFWTREPIKGVGVKITDLGKKGEIYFQPKIEENSTKNVEKYKIVDLINSQLKTGKVMLASDYEKVKNIKNTQTKFLKEDKIVFKKNKYTE; encoded by the coding sequence ATGAGAGTTATTTTTCATATTGATTTCGATAGTTATTTTGTTAGTGCAATTCGTACAAAAAAACCATGGTTAATTGGTAAAGAAGTAGCAATTGGTAATAAAAATTCTAACAGCATTGCGTCAGCGCTTAGTTATGAAGCAAAAAATAAAGGAGCAAAAACAGGCGACCCAATGTTTTTGATACGTAAAGTTTGTCCAAATATAATTGTTGAAAGTGCAGACTTTCCGCTTTTTATCGAAATTTCAACTAACATTTTTGATTGAATAATTAACAATATTTCAAAAATAATGGAAGTCGGTTCAATTGATGAATGTTATGTTGATGTGACAAAAAAAATAGATCTGCAAAATTGAGAAAAAAGCGCTTTAGATCTTGCAAGATATATTCAGTCATCAATTAAGTCAATATTTAAGATTCCGATTTCAATTGGAATTTCATACAATAAATTCTTAGCAAAAATGTCGACATCACTTGGAAAACCATATGGGATTACACTAACACGAAGAGAGGACATTGCTAAACATTTCTATCATTTACCAATCGGAAATTTTTTCGGAATTGGTAAATCTTCAACTGCAAAGTTAATAAAAAATAATATTAATACAATTAATGATTTATATTTAAATCGTCATAATATTCCCTTGCTTGAAAGCGTGTTTAAACGAAGTTATTTTAATATAATAGAATGTTTATTAGGCAACAGTACGGATTTACTCAACTTAGAACAAAACGAATATAAATCAATTGGACATATGAAAACTTTTGAATATATAGGGCCAAAAAATTATGAGGAAATTTTAATTGAACTTAAATTACTTGTCGAACGAACGGTATACCGAATGAAAAGCAGGGGGCTATTAGGTCGTCTTTTGGTAATTGAAATTCGATATAAAAATACCAAGTTTTTATCACGCCAACAACCATTAACAAATTTTACTTATGATGAACAAGAAATTTTCGAACAAGCAAGGGATATGTTTGATAAATTTTGAACAAGGGAACCAATTAAAGGTGTTGGCGTAAAGATCACAGATCTAGGTAAAAAAGGAGAAATCTACTTTCAACCAAAAATTGAGGAAAATTCAACAAAAAATGTTGAAAAATACAAAATTGTGGATTTAATTAATAGTCAATTAAAGACAGGAAAAGTAATGTTGGCTTCAGATTATGAAAAAGTTAAAAACATAAAAAATACGCAAACAAAATTTTTGAAAGAAGATAAAATCGTTTTCAAAAAGAACAAGTATACAGAGTAA
- a CDS encoding HAD family hydrolase yields the protein MRKVYAFDADGTLLRKDSTVHPKTKQVLKKISEQGGILIVATGRGLPTAKQVLEQVPFFDYIVCSNGVVAYDVKKDKFIIHDALNPDHIQYFMDLKNNHDLVLTIDTPPRNFTLVKDDGDKLPDWFATEALTTGFDNRAFAKEQEVWDYMSQGNNKNMIVKYALRIKEAENQKWFNAVSEHVKDAKAYITNRFFIDVNPTGTSKYNGIEFILKKIGETVNHLTTFGDSNNDMEMVENAHVGVAMGNATDELKAVADVIIGDHDTDAIAKFLENEIHD from the coding sequence ATGCGAAAAGTTTATGCGTTTGATGCTGACGGAACGCTGTTAAGAAAAGACAGTACAGTTCACCCTAAAACAAAACAAGTTTTAAAAAAGATTTCAGAACAAGGTGGAATTTTAATTGTTGCCACAGGAAGAGGACTGCCAACTGCAAAACAAGTTTTAGAACAAGTACCATTTTTCGATTATATAGTATGTTCAAATGGGGTTGTTGCATATGATGTAAAAAAAGATAAATTCATTATTCATGATGCACTTAATCCTGATCATATTCAATATTTTATGGATCTAAAAAATAATCACGATTTGGTTTTAACAATTGATACACCTCCACGTAACTTTACACTCGTCAAAGATGATGGCGACAAGTTGCCTGATTGATTTGCTACCGAAGCCTTAACTACAGGGTTTGATAATCGCGCCTTTGCTAAAGAGCAAGAGGTTTGAGATTATATGAGTCAAGGTAATAATAAAAATATGATTGTTAAGTATGCATTAAGAATCAAGGAAGCAGAAAACCAAAAATGATTTAATGCAGTTAGTGAACACGTTAAAGATGCAAAGGCATACATTACTAATCGTTTCTTTATTGATGTAAATCCAACAGGCACTTCGAAGTACAATGGAATTGAATTTATTCTTAAGAAGATTGGCGAAACCGTTAATCATTTAACTACTTTTGGAGATAGTAATAATGATATGGAAATGGTGGAAAATGCACATGTTGGTGTTGCGATGGGTAATGCAACTGATGAATTAAAAGCAGTTGCTGATGTTATTATTGGCGACCATGATACTGATGCAATTGCCAAGTTTTTAGAAAATGAGATTCATGACTAA
- a CDS encoding LacI family DNA-binding transcriptional regulator: MLNLTYKDIAKKAGVSVSTISRYYNNGYVSRANKAKIKAVVDQYDFVPNSGARLIRGQTNIIYVILPDFAEDIFSDIVGGIEAEASLKGKHVFVTHAKANTESFIQKTKYINSWKPGSIVLFLPYYDEKIDAFLKEHQDMNIVVYGFETNHAKFAKYDDKDMFYKLVKTYYHSRPVKKLLFLKSEKLTEKQNVDWSKSFKKAIIEYDIDGLEYTLNNHRDADVNEFLAYVKSNNIYDIVCSTHETFVNLLAKADTTFNLNLTDIGYESIYDYNKKYRNKIFIDYHLLGVMITKLTEASKDIQPVVIPASVI; encoded by the coding sequence ATGCTAAATTTAACTTACAAAGATATTGCGAAAAAAGCGGGCGTAAGCGTAAGCACCATCTCACGATACTATAACAATGGATATGTTAGTCGCGCTAATAAGGCTAAGATAAAGGCAGTAGTTGATCAATATGATTTTGTTCCCAATAGTGGAGCGCGTCTAATTCGGGGGCAAACAAACATTATTTATGTGATTCTTCCCGATTTTGCCGAAGATATCTTCAGTGATATCGTCGGCGGAATCGAGGCTGAAGCTTCGCTAAAAGGGAAGCATGTATTTGTTACCCACGCCAAAGCCAACACCGAGAGCTTTATCCAAAAAACAAAATATATCAACTCGTGAAAACCAGGATCAATCGTTTTATTCTTACCATATTACGACGAAAAAATTGACGCTTTCCTTAAAGAACACCAAGATATGAACATTGTCGTTTACGGCTTTGAAACAAACCACGCTAAATTCGCAAAATATGATGACAAAGACATGTTTTACAAACTTGTTAAAACCTATTACCACAGCCGTCCTGTGAAAAAATTACTGTTTTTAAAAAGTGAAAAACTTACCGAGAAGCAAAATGTTGACTGAAGCAAATCGTTTAAAAAAGCAATAATTGAATATGACATTGATGGATTAGAATACACATTAAACAATCATAGAGACGCTGATGTTAACGAATTTTTAGCATATGTAAAAAGTAATAATATCTATGACATTGTTTGTTCTACTCACGAGACATTTGTAAACTTATTAGCAAAAGCAGACACCACATTTAATCTAAACTTAACAGACATCGGCTACGAGTCAATCTATGACTACAACAAAAAATATCGCAACAAAATTTTTATCGATTATCACCTTCTAGGCGTAATGATTACTAAGCTAACGGAAGCATCAAAAGATATTCAACCAGTTGTAATTCCAGCATCAGTAATATAA